One segment of bacterium DNA contains the following:
- a CDS encoding ABC transporter ATP-binding protein — protein sequence MNNVVEARGLHKYYRNGDQTLKILVGLDLGVAAGETVAVVGESGAGKTTLLNLLGGLDKPTDGQVLVDGTDIFGLKDARRAHFRNRRVGYVFQFHHLLPEFTALENVMMPLLIGRVDAAEAERRARTYLEAVGARKRETHRPAKLSGGERQRVAVARALAAEPAVVLADEPSGNLDERTAESLHDLLFDLNARLGQTFVIVTHNRALARRCARTLSLEGGVLYDAGIP from the coding sequence ATGAATAACGTCGTCGAAGCGCGAGGGCTCCATAAATATTACCGGAACGGCGACCAGACCTTAAAAATCCTGGTGGGGCTGGACCTGGGCGTGGCCGCCGGCGAAACGGTGGCCGTCGTGGGCGAATCGGGCGCCGGCAAAACGACGTTGCTCAACTTGCTCGGCGGCCTCGACAAACCTACGGACGGACAGGTGCTCGTGGACGGGACCGACATCTTCGGCCTGAAAGACGCCCGGCGCGCCCATTTCCGCAACCGCCGCGTGGGGTACGTCTTCCAGTTCCACCATTTATTGCCGGAGTTCACCGCGCTCGAGAACGTAATGATGCCGCTGCTGATAGGCCGGGTGGATGCGGCGGAAGCGGAGCGGCGCGCGCGTACGTACCTCGAGGCGGTGGGCGCCCGCAAACGCGAAACGCACCGCCCCGCCAAGCTATCGGGCGGCGAACGGCAACGGGTAGCCGTTGCCCGGGCACTCGCCGCGGAGCCGGCCGTGGTCCTGGCCGACGAACCTTCCGGCAACCTCGACGAACGAACCGCGGAGAGCCTGCACGACCTTCTCTTTGACCTCAACGCGCGGCTGGGACAAACCTTCGTAATCGTCACCCACAACCGCGCGTTGGCCCGCCGATGCGCGCGGACGCTGTCGTTGGAAGGCGGCGTCTTATACGACGCCGGAATTCCTTGA
- a CDS encoding DUF3467 domain-containing protein, giving the protein MADEKKKKAEPERPLIEPEIADEVADGTYANVAQIVFSPAEFVFDFGRAVPGRAGFKIISRIITTPLHAKQFLLTLTENVSRFEDQFGEIKIPQRPEPGGPEGFKQ; this is encoded by the coding sequence ATGGCCGACGAAAAGAAGAAAAAAGCGGAACCGGAACGCCCGTTAATCGAACCCGAAATCGCCGACGAGGTGGCGGACGGCACCTACGCCAACGTAGCCCAGATAGTTTTTTCGCCGGCCGAATTCGTCTTCGACTTCGGCCGCGCCGTACCCGGGCGGGCCGGCTTTAAAATTATAAGCCGCATAATTACGACGCCGCTGCACGCCAAACAATTCCTCCTCACGCTCACCGAGAACGTCTCGCGCTTCGAGGACCAGTTCGGCGAAATTAAGATCCCTCAGCGACCCGAACCCGGCGGGCCCGAAGGCTTCAAACAATAA
- a CDS encoding inner membrane CreD family protein — MTVLRTIAIIFIFFCSVVAWVVLGGTLVHRTDKAKEFGADAVGQLWGTEQRQRAPRFYYLVAREVEVEAAEGEKPGKVEKKVVEEPVFVEPTGTKVDVDLKLEHRKKGLLWFSTYVVDYRAEYNVENDTSAPRTVFVDFSFPATNALYDDFTFRAKNEEVEFPPNAADSITASFEVAPGETADVVIGYKSPGLDRWVYSFADGVSRVRDFTLNARTDFDDVDFPEGCVSPTAKEKTADGWRLTWQYKDLVTGYQLGVEMPKKLNPGPIASRMSFFAPISLLFFFTVLFIISAVKADKTPPLHPMNYFFLAAAFFAFHLLFAYLADHVGIHLTFLASTLVSCALVFIYVAMARGARYAVAYATFPQLMFLVLFSYAFFYPGYTGLIITVGAVATLAVLMFATARVDWAAKFGAKRS; from the coding sequence ATGACCGTACTCAGGACCATCGCCATAATATTCATCTTCTTCTGCTCGGTCGTAGCATGGGTCGTCCTCGGCGGAACCCTCGTACACCGGACCGACAAAGCGAAAGAATTCGGCGCGGACGCCGTAGGCCAGCTCTGGGGTACGGAGCAACGCCAACGCGCCCCCCGCTTCTACTACCTGGTAGCGCGCGAAGTCGAGGTCGAAGCCGCCGAAGGCGAGAAACCGGGCAAGGTCGAAAAGAAAGTAGTCGAGGAACCGGTTTTCGTCGAGCCGACCGGCACGAAAGTCGACGTCGACTTAAAATTGGAACACCGGAAGAAGGGCCTCTTATGGTTCAGCACGTACGTCGTCGACTACCGCGCCGAGTACAACGTCGAAAACGATACGTCGGCCCCGCGCACGGTCTTCGTCGATTTCTCCTTCCCGGCGACGAACGCCCTCTACGACGACTTCACGTTTCGCGCTAAAAACGAAGAGGTCGAATTCCCGCCCAACGCCGCCGACAGCATCACGGCCTCCTTCGAGGTCGCCCCGGGTGAAACGGCGGACGTCGTAATCGGCTACAAATCGCCCGGCCTCGACCGTTGGGTTTACTCCTTCGCCGACGGCGTCTCGCGCGTCCGGGACTTCACCCTCAACGCGCGTACCGACTTCGACGACGTGGACTTCCCGGAGGGGTGCGTCTCCCCCACCGCCAAGGAGAAGACGGCCGACGGGTGGCGCCTGACGTGGCAGTACAAAGACCTGGTTACCGGCTACCAGCTCGGCGTCGAGATGCCCAAGAAACTTAACCCGGGCCCCATCGCCAGCCGGATGTCGTTTTTCGCGCCGATCTCGCTCTTATTCTTCTTCACGGTCCTGTTCATAATATCCGCGGTCAAAGCGGATAAAACCCCGCCCCTCCACCCGATGAATTACTTCTTCCTGGCGGCGGCGTTCTTCGCTTTCCATCTCCTCTTCGCGTACCTCGCCGACCACGTAGGCATACATCTGACGTTCCTGGCGTCGACCCTGGTCTCGTGCGCGTTGGTCTTCATTTACGTCGCGATGGCGCGCGGCGCGCGTTACGCCGTCGCGTACGCGACGTTCCCGCAGCTCATGTTCCTGGTGCTGTTCTCGTACGCCTTCTTCTACCCGGGATACACGGGCCTCATCATAACGGTCGGCGCCGTCGCCACGTTGGCGGTACTCATGTTCGCGACGGCTCGCGTCGATTGGGCGGCCAAGTTCGGCGCTAAGCGCAGCTGA
- a CDS encoding tetratricopeptide repeat protein, with the protein MNPKFKDWVVKNRWPLALAAATLATRAVYLATVVQDPFFGYLRHIPDAFFFNNWAQAIASGDWLGGEEVFFIGPLYAYFLGIIYRLIGPHLTVVRFVHIGLEVGSALFIYGFARRALGERAAKVAGAIWALYLPAIFFSSFVLPVSLDVFLITGSFYLLARGVEGRWGNFAGAGALLGLAILDRTNLLVFVAAAVPLFLIYVKRLGWRRIGAYFAPIAVIVLVVTLRNGVVGGDFVPISSQGGLNFYLGNSPGATGVYWNLGEVYQGRPAELNKDLATLLAEEYGGGEMKPSEVSRWWLSEGLTWLRRYPADAARLYWRKLRFLFNDYEVSLNVDFYFMKFISPLHRVQVPWFGFVLPFGVIGLAVGWRGSGFARTAGALFVITYALSVLVFFISARYRLPMVPMLITFAGAGLVRWYDLWRRWRWRPAAALTAAAVALGALVMWPPPDIRRDNAFGQTYYRYGKYYFDEGECEMAVSYLKKATELTPEMYQGFIMLGVTYERLGQLDTAVETFWRGTVVAPHNAQMHYNLAITLIHGGGLEQALPSLHRAVELEPGYAEAWTQLGEVYIGLRDFRRAELAYRRVVELLPGDAAVLHRHAELELQIGRVGEALKYAQAAMEANPNLPGPGLIIGRVYYNNGDYLGALKYFEREVELQPTSPEVFGFLAASYGKVGEIERARAAYRNYLSLGGARDPAFERDAGVSFE; encoded by the coding sequence GTGAATCCCAAATTTAAGGATTGGGTAGTGAAAAACCGTTGGCCGTTAGCGTTGGCGGCCGCGACGTTGGCGACGCGAGCCGTGTACCTGGCGACCGTGGTACAGGACCCGTTCTTCGGCTACCTCCGTCATATACCCGACGCATTTTTCTTCAACAACTGGGCGCAGGCGATAGCGTCGGGGGATTGGCTTGGCGGGGAGGAGGTATTCTTCATCGGGCCGCTGTACGCGTACTTTTTGGGGATAATCTACCGACTCATCGGGCCGCACTTGACGGTGGTGCGTTTCGTGCATATCGGGTTGGAGGTGGGGTCGGCGCTGTTCATCTACGGGTTCGCGCGGCGGGCGCTGGGGGAGAGGGCGGCGAAGGTGGCGGGGGCGATATGGGCGCTGTACCTTCCGGCGATATTTTTCAGCTCGTTCGTGCTGCCGGTGTCGCTGGACGTATTTTTGATAACGGGCTCGTTTTATCTGTTGGCGCGCGGGGTGGAGGGTCGGTGGGGGAATTTCGCGGGGGCGGGGGCGCTGCTGGGTTTGGCGATTTTGGACCGTACGAACCTGCTGGTCTTCGTCGCGGCGGCGGTACCGCTTTTCTTAATCTACGTAAAGCGGTTGGGGTGGCGACGAATCGGGGCCTACTTCGCGCCGATAGCGGTAATAGTGTTGGTGGTGACGCTGCGGAACGGCGTGGTGGGCGGCGATTTCGTTCCGATCTCGTCGCAGGGAGGGCTTAACTTCTACCTCGGCAACTCGCCCGGCGCCACCGGCGTATATTGGAACCTGGGCGAGGTGTATCAAGGCAGGCCCGCCGAGCTAAATAAGGACCTCGCTACCCTCCTGGCGGAGGAGTACGGGGGCGGCGAGATGAAACCCTCCGAGGTTTCACGGTGGTGGTTATCGGAAGGCTTGACGTGGCTCCGGCGCTACCCGGCGGACGCGGCGAGGTTGTACTGGCGCAAATTACGATTTCTCTTTAACGATTACGAAGTAAGCCTGAACGTCGACTTCTATTTTATGAAGTTCATTTCGCCGTTGCACCGCGTACAGGTTCCTTGGTTCGGGTTCGTGTTGCCGTTCGGGGTTATCGGCTTAGCGGTGGGGTGGCGCGGGTCGGGTTTCGCTCGGACCGCGGGTGCGCTCTTCGTAATAACGTACGCGTTATCGGTTCTGGTTTTCTTCATTTCGGCGCGCTACCGGTTGCCGATGGTCCCTATGCTCATAACTTTCGCCGGCGCCGGCCTTGTGCGGTGGTACGACCTTTGGCGGCGTTGGCGGTGGCGGCCTGCCGCGGCGTTGACGGCGGCCGCGGTTGCGTTGGGCGCTTTAGTGATGTGGCCTCCGCCCGATATTAGGCGGGATAATGCTTTCGGCCAGACCTATTATCGTTACGGTAAATATTATTTCGACGAGGGCGAGTGTGAGATGGCGGTGTCGTACTTGAAAAAGGCTACCGAGCTTACGCCGGAAATGTACCAGGGCTTCATAATGCTCGGCGTCACGTACGAACGCTTGGGCCAGCTCGACACGGCCGTTGAGACTTTTTGGCGCGGGACGGTGGTCGCCCCCCATAACGCGCAGATGCACTACAACTTGGCGATCACTCTGATTCACGGTGGCGGTCTCGAGCAGGCGTTGCCGTCGCTGCACCGCGCGGTCGAGCTCGAGCCGGGGTACGCCGAGGCCTGGACGCAGTTGGGCGAAGTATATATCGGCTTGCGTGATTTCCGGCGGGCCGAACTGGCGTACCGCCGCGTCGTGGAATTGTTGCCGGGCGACGCGGCCGTCTTACATAGGCATGCGGAGCTGGAATTGCAAATAGGGCGGGTTGGGGAGGCGCTGAAGTACGCGCAGGCGGCGATGGAAGCGAATCCTAACCTGCCGGGCCCGGGCCTAATCATCGGACGGGTTTATTACAACAACGGCGACTACCTGGGCGCGCTGAAGTATTTCGAGAGAGAGGTCGAGCTCCAGCCGACGTCGCCGGAGGTCTTCGGCTTTTTGGCGGCGTCGTACGGCAAGGTGGGGGAGATCGAGCGGGCGCGCGCGGCCTATCGGAATTATTTATCCCTGGGCGGCGCCCGCGACCCGGCCTTTGAACGCGACGCCGGCGTGTCTTTCGAGTAG
- a CDS encoding ATP-dependent Clp protease ATP-binding subunit has translation MLDKFTARARKVILIAREEATRLHHDAVGTEHILLGLIREGDGGAAAVLRKFGLSLEMIRRQVEKLVAPGGGMRTVGDIPFTARSKSVIGHAVEESGLLNHNYVGTEHLLLGIIREGESVAVKVLTHLNVDPDDLRLEVISSLGTGEKTTRARRRKSKTAVLDEFGRDLTALARDGELDPVIGREDEIERVIQILSRRKKNNPALIGEPGVGKTAIVEGLAQRIVENNVPEALTGKRLLTLDLAAVVAGTKYRGQFEERMRMVVEEIRKNEGIIIFIDELHTIVGAGAAEGAIDASNMLKPALARGELQCIGATTLSEYRKHIEKDGALERRFQTIMVDAPSVEETIEIIHGLRDRYEEHHHVKVTDDAVVAAARLADRYISDRYLPDKAIDVIDEGCAMVRLRHSTLPPDIRNLEAKMAEMRTEKEAAIERQEFETAARYRDREREYRLKVEEAKERWRALTEQEENVLTVDDVSYIVSKTTGIPVDRLEQEEFEKLLRMEDDLHKRVVGQDEAIGVVTRAIRRSRLGVKDLKRPIGSFIFLGPTGVGKTELAKALAEFLFEDEDAIIRVDMSEYMEKHTVSRLVGAPPGYVGYEEGGQLTERVRRKPYSVILLDEIEKAHPDVFNVLLQVMEDGRLTDNIGRTVDFRNTVIIMTSNLGARQIKDGGGIGFGAAPGEATYGEIKKTVMTEVKKLFNPEFLNRVDEVIVFHPLEKTHLRAIVTLMINELKTRLEEHMLELYFTEDANEFLMEKGYDPTFGARPLRRTIQKYVEDPLVEKLLREDINPGDTVAIDVGADTDQLSLEIVKTLTGAEQS, from the coding sequence ATGTTAGATAAATTCACCGCCCGAGCTAGAAAAGTAATCCTCATCGCGCGAGAAGAGGCGACGCGCCTCCACCACGACGCGGTCGGCACGGAGCACATCCTCCTGGGCCTTATTCGCGAAGGCGACGGCGGCGCCGCGGCGGTCCTGCGGAAGTTCGGCCTTTCGCTGGAGATGATCCGGCGCCAGGTCGAAAAACTCGTAGCGCCCGGCGGCGGCATGCGGACCGTGGGCGACATCCCGTTTACGGCGCGCTCCAAATCCGTCATCGGCCACGCCGTCGAAGAATCGGGCTTGCTCAATCACAATTACGTGGGTACCGAACACCTTCTGCTGGGAATAATACGGGAAGGCGAAAGCGTCGCGGTCAAGGTCCTTACCCACCTCAACGTCGACCCGGACGACCTTCGCCTCGAGGTCATCTCGAGCCTGGGTACCGGCGAGAAGACGACGCGGGCGCGCCGCCGCAAATCGAAGACGGCCGTGCTCGACGAGTTCGGCCGGGACCTCACCGCACTCGCCCGCGACGGCGAGCTCGACCCCGTGATCGGACGGGAAGACGAAATCGAACGCGTCATCCAAATCTTAAGCCGCCGCAAGAAGAACAACCCCGCACTTATCGGCGAACCGGGGGTAGGCAAGACGGCCATCGTGGAAGGGCTCGCCCAACGCATCGTCGAGAACAACGTCCCGGAAGCACTGACCGGGAAGCGCCTGCTAACCCTCGACCTGGCCGCGGTCGTAGCGGGGACCAAATACCGCGGTCAGTTCGAGGAACGGATGCGGATGGTCGTCGAGGAGATACGCAAAAACGAGGGCATCATCATCTTCATCGACGAGCTCCACACCATCGTCGGCGCCGGCGCCGCGGAGGGAGCCATCGACGCCTCCAACATGCTCAAACCCGCTTTGGCGCGCGGCGAGCTCCAGTGCATCGGCGCCACCACCCTCTCCGAATACCGCAAGCACATCGAAAAAGACGGCGCGCTCGAGCGGCGGTTCCAGACCATAATGGTGGACGCCCCGTCGGTCGAGGAGACCATCGAAATCATCCATGGGCTACGGGACCGGTACGAGGAACACCACCACGTCAAGGTAACCGACGACGCCGTCGTCGCCGCGGCGCGGCTGGCCGACAGGTACATCTCGGACCGCTACCTCCCCGATAAGGCCATCGACGTCATCGACGAGGGCTGTGCGATGGTACGGCTGCGCCATTCGACGCTGCCGCCCGACATCCGCAACCTGGAGGCCAAGATGGCCGAGATGCGTACCGAAAAGGAAGCGGCCATCGAGCGCCAGGAGTTCGAGACCGCCGCCCGCTACCGCGACCGCGAGCGCGAATACCGCCTGAAGGTGGAAGAGGCCAAGGAGCGGTGGCGCGCCCTTACCGAACAGGAAGAGAACGTCCTCACCGTGGACGACGTCTCCTACATCGTATCCAAGACCACCGGAATACCCGTCGACCGGCTCGAGCAGGAGGAGTTCGAAAAGCTGCTGAGGATGGAGGACGACCTCCACAAACGCGTCGTGGGCCAAGACGAGGCCATCGGCGTCGTAACGCGAGCCATAAGGCGCAGTCGGCTGGGCGTCAAAGACCTCAAGCGGCCTATCGGCTCCTTCATCTTCCTCGGCCCGACGGGCGTCGGCAAGACCGAGCTCGCCAAAGCGCTGGCCGAATTCCTGTTCGAGGACGAGGACGCGATTATCCGCGTCGATATGTCGGAGTATATGGAGAAGCATACCGTTTCGCGGCTCGTCGGCGCGCCGCCGGGTTACGTCGGCTACGAGGAGGGGGGCCAATTAACCGAACGCGTCCGCCGTAAACCCTATTCCGTCATTTTACTCGACGAGATCGAGAAAGCCCACCCCGACGTATTCAACGTGCTTCTGCAAGTTATGGAAGACGGCCGCTTGACGGACAACATCGGCCGCACGGTCGATTTCCGTAATACGGTCATCATTATGACGTCGAACCTCGGCGCTCGCCAAATCAAGGACGGCGGGGGCATAGGGTTCGGCGCCGCCCCCGGCGAGGCGACGTACGGGGAAATCAAGAAGACCGTAATGACCGAAGTTAAAAAACTCTTCAACCCGGAATTCCTGAACCGGGTCGACGAGGTTATCGTCTTCCACCCGCTCGAAAAGACGCACTTGCGCGCCATCGTAACCCTCATGATCAACGAGCTTAAAACGCGGCTCGAGGAACACATGCTCGAGCTCTACTTCACCGAAGACGCCAACGAGTTCCTGATGGAGAAAGGTTACGACCCGACTTTCGGCGCCAGGCCTCTCCGCCGCACGATACAGAAATACGTGGAAGACCCGTTGGTCGAAAAGTTGCTCCGCGAGGACATCAACCCGGGCGACACGGTAGCCATAGACGTCGGCGCCGACACCGACCAACTCTCCCTCGAAATCGTAAAAACACTCACCGGCGCCGAGCAAAGCTAA
- a CDS encoding HIT domain-containing protein — protein MENRPNLFVPGKTEYVQKRGRRPSGRCILCDVARGEGDVANLELARDNGFIITLNLYPYNPGHLMIFPSRHVEDPRELDAEEHAHLARLQNLALDVISGEYDPGGFNVGYNVGAAAGASIAHLHLHIVPRYPRELGVVDILSGTKIVIEDPVETRRRLRGAFEKALEKSRG, from the coding sequence GTGGAGAACCGGCCCAACCTCTTCGTCCCCGGTAAAACGGAATACGTCCAAAAAAGGGGCCGCCGCCCCTCGGGCCGGTGCATCCTGTGCGACGTCGCCCGGGGCGAGGGCGACGTCGCGAACCTGGAGCTCGCGCGCGATAACGGTTTCATAATTACGCTCAACCTCTACCCTTATAACCCGGGCCACCTGATGATTTTCCCATCCCGCCACGTGGAAGACCCGCGGGAGCTCGACGCCGAAGAGCACGCCCACCTCGCGCGGCTGCAGAACTTGGCCCTCGACGTTATCTCGGGCGAATACGACCCCGGCGGCTTCAACGTCGGCTACAACGTCGGCGCGGCCGCGGGGGCTTCCATCGCCCACCTCCACCTCCACATCGTCCCGCGGTACCCGCGGGAACTGGGCGTCGTGGACATCCTTTCCGGTACGAAAATCGTTATCGAGGACCCGGTCGAAACGCGACGGCGGCTGCGGGGCGCTTTCGAAAAAGCCCTCGAAAAAAGCCGCGGCTAG
- the lnt gene encoding apolipoprotein N-acyltransferase, whose product MTQQRRKLSSRDFLLAIFAAAVLTLAFPRFDVEALAFVALVPLLVAFEGLNVRQGAWLGYVFGLHWNVFLLYWLSPATTAGFICAVIYLALYQALFGLLYVAARRYGRLPALICAPVLWVAVEWLRSVGYLAFPWGLLAHTQYKWNLLIQVADVAGAWPVSLVVVAVNVLVYYILKNRRHVATWLRAGGATAALLGALCLYGALARVTPDEGQPIRVAVLQPNIDQDVKWDPAYRDQTMQVLVDLSYEAKREGATLIIWPETATPFYLFEDPFYREVVYDVAADLSVDLLTGTVERQPRPNVVRGRDHYRYNAAALITPARAVAGRYAKVRLVPFGEHIPWEADVPAVTETLFADSGDFTPGPGWEVIRPSGYELGCLICYEAVFPDISRAYARRGADFLVNITNEAWFGRTNAPYQTLSSAVFRAVENRSWYVRAANTGVTCFIDPNGRVVRKSKIYIRNQLTDDVYHRQYLTFYARHGDWFAYVVAAAAALICGWTLFSVAKQYWLSRRRRADH is encoded by the coding sequence GTGACCCAACAAAGACGTAAACTCTCGAGCCGCGACTTCCTGCTGGCGATCTTCGCCGCGGCGGTCCTCACGCTCGCGTTCCCGCGCTTCGACGTCGAGGCGTTGGCGTTCGTCGCGCTCGTGCCACTGCTCGTCGCCTTCGAGGGGTTAAACGTCCGCCAGGGCGCGTGGCTGGGTTACGTCTTCGGCCTGCACTGGAACGTCTTCCTCCTATACTGGCTGTCGCCGGCGACGACGGCCGGGTTCATATGCGCCGTCATCTACCTAGCTCTATACCAGGCGCTCTTCGGCCTCCTGTACGTCGCGGCCCGGCGGTACGGCCGGCTGCCGGCGCTGATTTGCGCGCCGGTGCTTTGGGTCGCCGTCGAATGGCTTCGCTCGGTCGGTTATCTCGCCTTCCCCTGGGGCTTGCTGGCCCATACGCAATATAAATGGAACCTGCTGATACAAGTCGCCGACGTCGCCGGGGCCTGGCCCGTGTCGCTCGTAGTCGTCGCCGTCAACGTCCTCGTATATTATATCCTTAAAAACCGCCGCCATGTCGCGACGTGGCTGCGCGCCGGCGGCGCCACGGCGGCGCTGTTGGGCGCGCTTTGCCTCTACGGCGCGCTCGCCCGCGTCACGCCCGACGAGGGACAACCCATCCGCGTCGCGGTCCTCCAACCCAACATCGACCAAGACGTCAAGTGGGACCCGGCGTACCGCGACCAGACGATGCAGGTACTCGTGGACTTGAGCTACGAGGCGAAGCGCGAAGGCGCGACGTTGATAATCTGGCCCGAGACGGCGACGCCGTTCTACCTCTTCGAGGACCCGTTCTACCGGGAAGTAGTCTACGACGTCGCCGCGGATTTATCGGTCGACCTCCTCACCGGAACCGTCGAGCGGCAGCCGAGGCCGAACGTCGTCCGCGGCCGCGACCATTACCGCTATAACGCCGCCGCGCTCATCACGCCCGCTCGAGCCGTAGCAGGCCGCTACGCCAAAGTCCGCCTGGTGCCGTTCGGCGAACATATTCCGTGGGAAGCGGACGTGCCGGCCGTTACCGAGACCCTCTTCGCCGACTCCGGCGACTTCACCCCCGGCCCGGGCTGGGAAGTCATCCGGCCCTCCGGTTACGAGCTGGGCTGCCTTATATGCTACGAGGCGGTCTTTCCCGACATATCGCGAGCGTACGCGCGGCGGGGCGCGGACTTCCTCGTCAACATCACCAACGAAGCCTGGTTCGGCCGGACCAACGCGCCCTACCAAACGTTATCATCCGCCGTCTTCCGCGCCGTCGAGAACCGCAGCTGGTACGTCCGCGCCGCCAATACGGGCGTAACCTGTTTCATAGACCCCAACGGCCGCGTCGTACGTAAGTCGAAAATCTACATCCGCAACCAGCTGACGGACGACGTATACCACCGCCAATACCTCACATTTTACGCCCGCCACGGCGATTGGTTCGCTTACGTAGTCGCGGCGGCCGCGGCCCTTATCTGCGGCTGGACGCTATTCAGCGTCGCGAAGCAATATTGGCTGTCACGGCGACGCCGAGCGGACCACTAA
- a CDS encoding HAMP domain-containing sensor histidine kinase, with amino-acid sequence MSEKLKDDPTETATARGTTGALPVETVCPDEERRYDYLLTLVHEFRNPLTALAGAVDILEDELRPYLDPKKREFFDIVEVSLARLNQMLDEMLELTALEGREIELNYDVVDVAALCRDALAEYEPRAKVFKVKLNPVQAEGELPKVECDPELITRVIANLVSNAVKYNKPGGEVDVSLSAREGNLRVAVADTGTGIPKADFAKVFTRFYRAPEVRQRKIAGTGLGLVIAKNIVELHGGEMSFTSRAGRGSTFRFTIPVKSVGKIGTESDGRGR; translated from the coding sequence ATGTCCGAAAAGCTCAAAGATGACCCGACCGAAACGGCCACCGCCCGGGGAACCACGGGGGCGTTGCCGGTAGAAACCGTATGCCCCGACGAAGAGCGGCGCTACGACTACCTACTCACGCTGGTTCACGAGTTCCGCAACCCGCTGACGGCCTTGGCCGGCGCCGTCGACATCCTGGAAGACGAACTCCGGCCTTACCTCGACCCTAAAAAGCGCGAGTTCTTCGACATAGTGGAGGTCAGCCTCGCCCGTTTGAACCAGATGCTCGACGAGATGCTCGAGCTTACGGCTCTCGAGGGGCGCGAGATCGAGCTAAACTACGACGTCGTCGACGTCGCCGCGCTGTGCCGGGACGCGCTCGCCGAGTACGAACCGCGCGCCAAGGTTTTTAAGGTCAAGTTAAACCCGGTGCAGGCCGAGGGCGAATTACCTAAGGTCGAATGCGACCCCGAACTAATAACGAGAGTCATCGCGAATTTAGTATCCAACGCCGTGAAATACAATAAACCGGGCGGCGAAGTCGACGTATCGTTATCGGCTCGAGAAGGGAACCTCCGCGTCGCCGTCGCCGATACCGGGACCGGCATCCCGAAAGCGGACTTCGCCAAAGTGTTCACGCGCTTCTATCGCGCGCCGGAGGTGCGCCAGCGGAAAATCGCCGGCACCGGCCTGGGGCTCGTCATAGCCAAAAATATCGTCGAGCTCCACGGCGGCGAGATGTCGTTCACGTCGCGCGCCGGTCGCGGCTCGACTTTTCGGTTTACGATACCGGTTAAAAGCGTAGGAAAAATCGGCACCGAAAGCGATGGACGCGGTCGATAA